In the Phytoactinopolyspora mesophila genome, TGCGGTGTCGAGCTCGTAGCGGTAGATGCCTTTGGCGGTCTCGATCTCGATGATGTCGCCTTCGTGTAGCTCGGGGAACTTGGCGAACGGCTCGCCGTGCCCGGAGCGGTGGGCAGCAATGGCGAAGTTTCCGAGCTCTCCCGGGTGGGCGTTGTCCGGATACCGTCCGGGCCCGTTCTTCAGATCTTCATCCTCGACGCCCTCGACGACGATCCGTTCCCAGTTCTCCCCGAAACGTTCGATGCGCAGGATGCCATAGGCGTCGCCGAGCTCGAGGCCGTCGTAAACCTCTTCGGCTTCGTCCTCGGTATCGATCTGCAACTCGAACTGATTGCGGAGATCGTTCTGCGCAGCCGCCGTCTGGAGCCCGGTGCCCCAGAGCGTGTACGCGACAAAGAGCAGGACGACAACGCCGGCGGTCAGCATGAGCTCCCCCAGCGCGCCAGCGATGACAGCTACGGGGCTGCGTTTCGGTGCGCGTCGGCGCCCCCGCCGTGCCTTGCGATGCATGGCATGAGCTTAACCCGGGAGACGCATCTTGATTAAACCCACTGATCGACAACGCACCGGAGAATGCGATCATTCTTGGTTCGCCTGCCGTGGCGCCGCGGCGCAAGCCGGGACAGATCGCTGAAATCGGGCGCTCGGCGTTGGAAGATCCGGAATCTTCCCGGATGGGGATGGACGATATGGCGAAATCTGCTAGCGTCCCCT is a window encoding:
- a CDS encoding class E sortase produces the protein MHRKARRGRRRAPKRSPVAVIAGALGELMLTAGVVVLLFVAYTLWGTGLQTAAAQNDLRNQFELQIDTEDEAEEVYDGLELGDAYGILRIERFGENWERIVVEGVEDEDLKNGPGRYPDNAHPGELGNFAIAAHRSGHGEPFAKFPELHEGDIIEIETAKGIYRYELDTAPNGHPDGNKIGIRDSWVVDPVPGEPRSTEPTEARLTLTTCWPRWGSSHRMYASGVLVDAEER